One segment of Macrotis lagotis isolate mMagLag1 chromosome 1, bilby.v1.9.chrom.fasta, whole genome shotgun sequence DNA contains the following:
- the LOC141508591 gene encoding olfactory receptor 52M1-like — translation MFPSQNACSTPSSFLLTGIPGLEPLHIWLSIPFGSMYLIAVVGNITILAVVKVERSLHQPMYLFLCMLAIIDLVLSTSTMPKLLGIFWFDARDIGLDACLAQMFTIHCFATVESGIFLAMAFDRYVAICDPLHHTTVLTHSMVGRMGLAALLRGVLYISPLPLMIRLRLFHYRDRIIAHSYCEHMAVVTLACGDTKVNNLYGLSIGFLVLTLDSMAIAASYVMIFRAVLGLATPEARLKTLGTCGSHICAILIFYIPIVVSSLIHRFGHHVPPHIHILLASFYLLIPPILNPIVYAVRTKQIRERLLQILKARAHSR, via the coding sequence atgtTCCCTTCTCAAAATGCCTGCTCcactccctcctcttttctgctgactGGCATCCCTGGGCTGGAGCCCTTGCACATCTGGCTCTCCATCCCCTTTGGCTCCATGTATTTGATAGCTGTAGTGGGGAACATCACCATCCTGGCAGTAGTGAAAGTGGAACGCAGCCTGCACCAACCTATGTACCTCTTCTTGTGCATGCTGGCTATTATTGATCTGGTCCTGTCCACTTCCACCATGCCCAAGCTGCTGGGTATCTTCTGGTTTGATGCCCGTGACATTGGATTGGATGCTTGCCTGGCCCAGATGTTTACCATTCACTGCTTTGCCACTGTTGAATCTGGCATCTTCCTGGCCATGGCTTTTGACCGCTATGTGGCCATCTGTGATCCACTGCACCATACCACAGTGCTTACCCATAGCATGGTGGGTCGCATGGGACTGGCTGCCCTTTTGCGGGGGGTGCTTTACATCAGCCCCTTGCCTCTGATGATCCGGCTGAGACTGTTTCATTACCGAGACCGGATTATTGCCCATTCCTACTGTGAACATATGGCAGTAGTGACCTTAGCATGTGGAGACACAAAAGTTAACAACCTTTATGGCTTGAGTATTGGCTTCCTTGTTCTTACCTTGGATTCAATGGCCATCGCAGCTTCCTATGTGATGATCTTCCGGGCTGTGCTAGGACTGGCCACTCCAGAGGCCAGGCTCAAAACTCTGGGGACATGTGGGTCCCATATATGTGCCATTTTGATTTTCTATATCCCCATTGTAGTCTCTTCCCTCATCCATCGCTTTGGTCATCATGTACCCCCCCATATTCACATCTTGCTGGCCAGTTTTTACCTCCTCATCCCTCCCATTCTCAACCCCATTGTCTATGCTGTTCGTACTAAACAAATCCGTGAGAGACTTCTTCAAATACTGAAGGCAAGAGCTCATTCCAGATGA
- the LOC141507498 gene encoding olfactory receptor 52M1-like, with protein sequence MFPYQNACSTPSSFLLTGIPGLEPLHIWLSIPFGSMYLIAVVGNITILAVVKVERSLHQPMYLFLCMLAVIDLVLSTSTMPKLLGIFWFDARDIGLDACLAQMFTIHCFATVESGIFLAMAFDRYVAICDPLHHTTVLTHSMVGRMGLAALLRGVLYISPLPLMIRLRLSHYRTQIIAHSYCEHMAVVTLACDNTKVNNLYGMGIGFLVLILDSLAIAASYVMIFRTVLGLATPEARLKTLGTCGSHICAILVFYIPIAVSSLTHRFGHQVPPHIHILLANFYMLIPPILNPVVYAVRTKQIRERLLRILKAGAQLRGLP encoded by the coding sequence ATGTTTCCCTATCAAAATGCCTGCTCCACCCCCTCCTCTTTCCTGTTGACTGGTATTCCTGGGCTGGAGCCCTTGCACATCTGGCTCTCCATCCCCTTTGGCTCCATGTATTTGATAGCTGTGGTGGGGAATATCACTATCCTGGCAGTAGTGAAAGTGGAACGCAGCCTGCACCAACCCATGTACCTCTTCTTGTGTATGTTGGCTGTCATTGATCTGGTTCTATCCACTTCCACCATGCCCAAGCTGCTGGGTATCTTCTGGTTTGATGCCCGTGACATTGGATTGGATGCTTGCCTGGCCCAGATGTTTACCATTCACTGCTTTGCCACTGTTGAATCTGGCATTTTCCTGGCCATGGCTTTTGACCGCTATGTGGCCATCTGTGATCCACTGCACCATACCACAGTGCTTACCCATAGCATGGTGGGTCGCATGGGACTGGCTGCCCTTTTGCGGGGGGTGCTCTACATCAGCCCCTTGCCTCTGATGATCCGTCTGAGACTGTCTCATTACCGAACCCAGATCATTGCCCATTCCTACTGTGAGCATATGGCAGTGGTGACCCTGGCATGTGATAACACAAAAGTTAACAATCTTTATGGCATGGGCATTGGTTTCCTTGTTTTGATCCTGGACTCACTGGCCATTGCAGCCTCTTATGTAATGATCTTCAGGACTGTGCTAGGACTGGCCACCCCAGAGGCCAGACTAAAAACCCTGGGGACATGTGGGTCTCATATCTGTGCCATCTTAGTTTTTTATATCCCTATTGCTGTTTCCTCCCTCACCCACCGATTTGGACACCAGGTGCCCCCCCACATCCACATCCTATTGGCAAATTTCTATATGCTTATCCCACCCATCCTCAATCCTGTTGTCTATGCTGTTCGTACCAAGCAGATCCGAGAGAGGCTTCTCCGAATCCTGAAAGCAGGAGCTCAGCTCAGGGGACTACCCTAA